In Sander vitreus isolate 19-12246 chromosome 8, sanVit1, whole genome shotgun sequence, the genomic window GAGTTAAGAGAAAGGATGCAGACAGGAAATATTTGCATATAGCATATATTCAAACACTTTCATATAATTATTCACATTCATCAGTTAGAGGTTTTATGGGTTTCATTTGTCTGTTTAGGTGCAATGTTCACCTGCTTTTTCTTTGTGATGCCATCTTCCTGTATGTTAAAAACCCCAGACCGTGTGAAGATTTGTCAACCTGAGGAACCTCCAAACACCAACCCAGCAAACCCTCTGATTACCAAGCAGAAACAGGTGTGTCTTTAAAGCCTTTTTGAGCCTAatctaaaaaaagtaattttagaaatgcacacacaaaacaaaaagggtTTAAATTGGATTTTAGCTTCCAGGTAATTGCTCAAAAGTAACATCTTGCCGTATCCTTCAAAACACTTTGTAAAGTCTTAAACAAAATCTCAACTAAGGCAAAAGAGAGGATTAGCCTACCGTGTCATCTGTCTGCTGCTCTGCATAGAACATGTCATGAGGGAAgaaattaaatcatttcataatagctgttgaatgatgtttttattaataaGAGTCCAGTCTATATTTGTAAAGCATCTGCAACACGAAATAGAAATGGAGAAATCGTCCTGTAATTGGctacattattttttctttcttgatttTCTGTTCATGTTCCATAGACAGATGAAAAGGAGAGCTTTCCCTCCTTATACAAAGGTTCCTGCAAGGAAAAACAAATTATTGATAAGCTAAAAGGTTCATTACCACCCATGTGTATATGATAGAAAATGGAGGTATATGGTTAGTGAAGTTTTAGTGGTTTGCTTACGGtcagctcctcctcttccttgcCAGCGTCCTCCCACTCTTCTTGTTCCTCTGCAGCGTCGTAGCTGTACAGAGGAATCATCCTATGGCGCAGCTCATCTAGGCTGAAGCAAAGTATGAGaaagaatagaaaataaaacattaaagatacCAAATTGATCTGAAAGTGATGCTTAAACCACAGAAACCACCTTACTTTGACCTCCTCCTGAGATAAACAACCTGAAGAGAAGCACAACAATACAAACTTAAAAGATAAATCTATATAATGCAGTGATGTGAAATTAAAGATGCAGAACTGTTCTTACCATTGCCACCACACATCCAATCAGTATGAGTAGTACAAAGGGGATCAGTGCATAGTAACCAGGAAATCCAGGTTTGTGGTTTGGGGGTGAAATGTAGGGAGTTGTGCTGTTGAAATGCATTTCTTTCTGCTCGATCTCCTCCCTCATACAGTATAGAACACCCCTCTGCTGTGTGCACCTCAGCTGACACCTTTGTGGCACATTCAATGGAATGCTGTTGCTGTCATTCTCACTGAAAGGCCATGTTTCTCAACCCCTGGAAGACTCACAATTATTGCTAAAGAGAGTCAAACAGCACACACAGTTTACTAAGGGATTTATCATCCAATAACCGTATGTAGGACATGTTCAAATGAAATTaactaggaagttaatgatGGTACAAAAACCCCTGAGTAATTTAATCTTACCTTATGTGTCATGTGTAGAGTACGCAAATATACATTTCCTTCTTGCTGCTTTCATTTCACACATTAGAACACTGTGCTTACATACCTCAACCTGCTCAATGACATTCCTGATTTAGGAGTGGATGTTATGTCATATGTTGGTTtggttcaattcaattttatttatagtgtcaaatcataacaggaattatctcaggacactttacagagagtaggtctagaccatactctataatttacaaggacccaacaattccagtgattcccccaagagcatgaatatgtaagtgcgacagtggcaaggaaaaactcccttttagagagaaacctcagacagacccaggctcttggtaggcggtgtctgacggtgccggtttgggggtatgatgaacaatggcaataatagtcacaataaagatattgtaatagttataatagttcatggtgtcgtagagcacagcagggcgtaagggtgtcttttagagactctaggaaccacaagtaactctgcattctgggagcgcagtgctctagtgggacaataaggtactaagagctcttcaagatatgatggtgcttgaccatttagagctttgtaggtcaggagaaggattttacaggaagccaatgcagagaagccaacacaggagaaatatgatctcccctcttagttcttgtcagaacacgcggtgcagcattctggatcagctggagagtcctaagagttttatttgagcatcctgataatagggaattgcaatagtccagcctggaagtaacaaatgcatggactagtttttcagcattgttttgagacaggatgttcctaattctGGCGATGTTACGaatgtgaaaaaaggctgttctagaggtttgttttaagtgggcgttaaaggatatatcctgatcaaaaataactcctagatttctgacagtagtgctggaggccatggcaatgccatctagagtaattatatcttgggataatgatgttcggaggtgtttagggcccagcacaataacttcagttttatttgagtttaacatcaggaaattgtaggtcatccatgatttgatatctctaatgcatacttgaagtttggctaactgactggtttcgtctggcttgattgataagtataattgggtgtcatccgtataacagtgaaagtttaattgagtgtttcctaataatattgcctagaggaagcatatacaaggagaaaagaattggtccaagcactgagtcTTGAGGAacaccatggctaactttagcgtacttggaggatttatcgttgatattgataaattgagatcgatcagagaaataggacttaaaccagcttagtgtgattcctttaatgccaactaaatgttccagtctctgtaaaaggatggtatgaaATGGATAGATTTGTATAGTACAtacaagtttaaaaaacaatgtttccAGTACTGTAGTAATTACTGCACAGTGGTATGAATATATTGTGTTAATTGCTTTAATAAGggtcaaaattgtacttaaaataaataataactttaAATGTATCTGGATTGTTTTGTACATTTGATTTTGAAACTAATTTACATCAACAACCACAGTAATACACACGTGATGTTCTTTTTCCTCCAGCAGAGGGAAAGTTGTTGTGGGTTGcaggaaagggggaggaggggagggacaGTGGGAGGGGTGAGGGAACACGGATAGGAAGCTTTCCAACTCTTGTTCAGGTCCAACTAGCTTAGCATGGCTTCAGTCAGGCACACCTCGTCGACACAGGATGGGTTTACAGGGACACAGTTAACACAGCTTTGATGGTAAGTTGCCAACAACAAAAGTTCACAATACTTTGCAATTTGGTATTTGGAGCTGATCTAAAGTTCTCAACTCTGAATATGCTATATATGTGAGATCCTTAGTAATGTGACAAGTCTGTTTTGTATTGAATGAATTATACAGTTTTGACGAAACGGAGTTTTAATATTTAACTCATGTAATGATGATGGTCTTACCGTTGAAGACtaacacaagtgtgtgtgccATAGAGGTATTGGCGCGCACCGGTAGATTTCCTATTAAGATTTGAAAGCTTGTTAATAATTAGCGTTAACCTGCAGGTTCAGTTAGACTCCAGTCATAAAACAGCGTACCTGCTCTGCCTGCAATAAGTCTCATACACGTATGTGATTAATTCCTAATTCTGTTTttcattattgttttaattacaCATAGTTCTGTATTCTGCTGTGCTATGAAGTGAGGACGTTTTAAGAGTGTGAAACAGGAGGACTTGTACGACTTCCTAAAATGTGATGGATCCTTATCAAAAGCGAAATGGAACAATCCAGAGCCAAGATGCAAGCGTCGTTGACCTACCCATTTCTCTTACTGAGGATCTAGCTGGAATGCACATTTATGAAATCTCTCCTGAAGATAATGAGACTCATTTGTACGAGTCCACCTTGACTGGGATCATATCCCAACCCAACCCCCCAGGCAATCTCTGGggtgatggaggaggaggaggtcctGGGAGTACAGAGCACCAAAGCACAAATGGGCCTCCCCCAGTGCGTCGCCCTCTCCCTTTACTCAGAACCAGGCTTCCTAGTGCATGTTTACCATGTAGGCAAGGCCAAGCACCCCCTCCTGTTCCCCCCAGGAAACGAGTACCCCTCCGCAACATCAATACGCAGCTTTCCTGTGACTTCACTGAGCCCGCTCACAAACTTAATCGTTCCAGGACAGAAATAGACAATCATGTGAGTATCTCTTGTAGTTTCTGTCTGGGCGAAGACAAAAGCTTCTTTTTGTGATTAA contains:
- the LOC144522303 gene encoding uncharacterized protein LOC144522303; amino-acid sequence: MREEIEQKEMHFNSTTPYISPPNHKPGFPGYYALIPFVLLILIGCVVAMVVYLRRRSNLDELRHRMIPLYSYDAAEEQEEWEDAGKEEEELTEPLYKEGKLSFSSVYGT